A single genomic interval of Oryza sativa Japonica Group chromosome 7, ASM3414082v1 harbors:
- the LOC4343924 gene encoding polcalcin Phl p 7 isoform X1 translates to MKTPAMAIRGIPSSREMTVDDFKNWLKQFDTDNDGRISRGELREAIRRRGGWFSGLKAGRAVRHADRDNSGFVDESEIENLVAFAQKTLGMKVTAW, encoded by the coding sequence ACGCCAGCCATGGCGATCAGGGGCATCCCGTCCTCTCGCGAGATGACCGTGGACGACTTCAAGAACTGGCTGAAGCAGTTCGACACCGACAACGACGGCCGGATAAGCCGGGGCGAGCTCCGGGAggccatccgccgccgcggcggctggtTCTCCGGCCTGAaagccggccgcgccgtccgccaCGCCGACAGGGACAACAGCGGCTTCGTGGACGAGTCCGAGATCGAGAACCTCGTCGCCTTCGCCCAGAAAACTCTGGGCATGAAGGTTACTGCCTGGTAG
- the LOC4343924 gene encoding polcalcin Phl p 7 isoform X2: MAIRGIPSSREMTVDDFKNWLKQFDTDNDGRISRGELREAIRRRGGWFSGLKAGRAVRHADRDNSGFVDESEIENLVAFAQKTLGMKVTAW; this comes from the coding sequence ATGGCGATCAGGGGCATCCCGTCCTCTCGCGAGATGACCGTGGACGACTTCAAGAACTGGCTGAAGCAGTTCGACACCGACAACGACGGCCGGATAAGCCGGGGCGAGCTCCGGGAggccatccgccgccgcggcggctggtTCTCCGGCCTGAaagccggccgcgccgtccgccaCGCCGACAGGGACAACAGCGGCTTCGTGGACGAGTCCGAGATCGAGAACCTCGTCGCCTTCGCCCAGAAAACTCTGGGCATGAAGGTTACTGCCTGGTAG